The sequence TATGTGAACAAGTTGAAGATCCATCAGAAGCTAAAGGAATTGTACGTAGAGAAATTACAAGAATTATTTCTCCAGGAACTGTTATTGATGGCGAAATGTTAGATGATAATAAAAATAATTATCTTTTATGTATTTATTATGAAGATGAACAATTTGGATTGGGAGTAACAGATATTTCAACTGGGGAATTTATGGTAAGTGAAATACAACATTCTAGAAGTGTTTTAATAGATGAAATTGGAAAACTAAATCCTTCAGAAATTATTACCAATAATAGTTTATATAAAAATAAAGAACTTAAAAATTTAATTGAAGAAAAATTGAATATAAAAATTAATCCTTATCCTAATAAGTATTTCAATTATAAAGAATGTGAAAAAAAAATTAAGAAACATTTTCATGTTTACTCATTAACTTCTGTTGATTTAGATGCTTATCCTATAATTGTAAAAGCAGCTGGTGCATTAATACAGTATTTAGAGCAAACTCAAAAAAATGCTTTATCTCATATTAATCAGATTAATAGATATGCTATTGAAGAGTATATGTTATTAGATTTATCAACGAGAAGGAATTTAGAATTAACAGAAACTATTCGTGGAAAAGAAAAAAAAGGAAGTCTTTTATGGGTAATAGATAAAACCTTAACCTCTATGGGAGCGAGATTATTAAGACAATGGGTAGAGCAACCATTATTGAATAAAGAACAAATACAAAAAAGGTTGGATGGCGTTGAAGAAATCTATCATGATATTGTCTTGCGAAAAGAATTAGAAAATTTATTAAAAAAAGTATATGATATACAGAGACTTATTACAAGAATTTCTTATGGAAATGCAAATGCAAGAGATTTACTATCTTTAAAGCAATCTATAGGAATATTACCAGAATTAAAAAAAATACTTTCAAAATGTAATTCAGCATTATTAAAACAAATATATGATCAACTAGATACACTAGAAGATATATTCTCTTTAATAAATCAAGGAATTATTGAAGATCCACCACAAACTATTAAAGAAGGTAATATTATTAAAGATGGATTTAATAAAGAAGTAGATAAATATAGAGATGCTTCTAGATTTGGAAAACAATGGATTAAAAAAATGGAGCAAGAGGAAAAGAAGAAAACTGGAATAAAATCATTGAAGATAAGATTTAACAAGGTATTTGGGTATTATATAGAAGTTACTAAAAGCAATTTACACTTAGTTCCAGATTACTTTATTCGAAAGCAAACATTGGCTAATTCGGAAAGATATTTTACTCATGAATTAAAAGAAATAGAGGATAAAATATTGGGAGCAGAAGATAAGGTTGTTCAATTAGAATATAAAATTTTTCAAAATATTAGAGAGCGAATACTATCTCAAATTATACGGATTCAATCTAGTGCAAAATGTATTGCTTTTTTGGATGCAATATGGTCATTAGCAACGATTGCTTATGAAAATCATTATGTAAAGCCAGTAATTACAAACAAAGATGAAATAGATATCAAAGAAGGTAGGCATCCTGTAGTAGAAAACATGATGGATTATAGTGAGTTTGTACCTAATGATTGCAAAATAAATTGTGGAAATAATCGTATTATGCTAATTACTGGTCCCAATATGGCAGGAAAATCGACTTATATGCGTCAAGTAGCTCTTATTGTTTTAATGGCTCAGATAGGTAGTTTTGTACCAGCTAAACAGGCTAAAATTGGGATTGTTGATAGAATTTTT is a genomic window of Garciella nitratireducens DSM 15102 containing:
- the mutS gene encoding DNA mismatch repair protein MutS — its product is MAKLTPMMEQYLKIHDQVKDAILFFRLGDFYEMFFDDAILASKELEITLTGRDCGLEERAPMCGVPYHSAETYIAKLIEKGYKVAICEQVEDPSEAKGIVRREITRIISPGTVIDGEMLDDNKNNYLLCIYYEDEQFGLGVTDISTGEFMVSEIQHSRSVLIDEIGKLNPSEIITNNSLYKNKELKNLIEEKLNIKINPYPNKYFNYKECEKKIKKHFHVYSLTSVDLDAYPIIVKAAGALIQYLEQTQKNALSHINQINRYAIEEYMLLDLSTRRNLELTETIRGKEKKGSLLWVIDKTLTSMGARLLRQWVEQPLLNKEQIQKRLDGVEEIYHDIVLRKELENLLKKVYDIQRLITRISYGNANARDLLSLKQSIGILPELKKILSKCNSALLKQIYDQLDTLEDIFSLINQGIIEDPPQTIKEGNIIKDGFNKEVDKYRDASRFGKQWIKKMEQEEKKKTGIKSLKIRFNKVFGYYIEVTKSNLHLVPDYFIRKQTLANSERYFTHELKEIEDKILGAEDKVVQLEYKIFQNIRERILSQIIRIQSSAKCIAFLDAIWSLATIAYENHYVKPVITNKDEIDIKEGRHPVVENMMDYSEFVPNDCKINCGNNRIMLITGPNMAGKSTYMRQVALIVLMAQIGSFVPAKQAKIGIVDRIFTRVGASDDLASGQSTFMVEMSEVSNILKNASKNSLVILDEIGRGTSTFDGLSIAWAVIEYINDKKYIGCKTLFATHYHELTVLEDQLEGVKNYSIAVKEENDNIVFLREIISGKTDQSYGIQVAKIAGLPDEVIKRSKEILNKLEFSDSNKKRFPHEKYLKTAITKERKEINTKNYNDNNHLTLFNYKYEEIIQKIKSLQLDRMTPIEIMNYMYKLQKNLKNE